The Hahella sp. HNIBRBA332 genome window below encodes:
- a CDS encoding HlyU family transcriptional regulator, whose translation MGLGSFFKSMFGGGEKAPEPEDIIEHKGFQIILKPRNLGGNYGVGAIIRKEIDGEVREHQFIRADQIPSKEQCNEITLMKVKTAIDQLGDDLFQPQ comes from the coding sequence ATGGGCTTGGGCTCATTTTTTAAATCCATGTTCGGCGGCGGCGAAAAGGCCCCTGAGCCGGAAGACATTATCGAACACAAAGGTTTCCAGATAATTCTGAAGCCACGCAATCTGGGGGGAAATTACGGCGTCGGCGCGATTATCCGCAAGGAGATCGACGGCGAAGTTCGCGAACACCAGTTCATCCGCGCCGACCAGATCCCCAGCAAAGAACAGTGCAATGAAATTACCTTGATGAAGGTAAAAACCGCCATCGACCAACTTGGCGACGATTTATTTCAGCCGCAATGA
- a CDS encoding DUF2760 domain-containing protein, translating into MNLNLTAMPTTIDLLHLGLAVFAIIFLAAWLSARKNAQSQNVAAQPAPQPVEKPAEPAPEVKPEPVNPFKDSTPDSALQLLALLQQNARFIDFLKEDLAGFSDADIGAAARVVHEGGQKTLNEYFTLAPLRQEEEETRVTLPEGFNASEVRLTGNVAGKAPFTGVLVHRGWKAVDVKLPKLAKEHDAAIIAPAEVEL; encoded by the coding sequence ATGAATCTGAATTTAACCGCAATGCCCACAACAATTGATCTGTTGCATTTGGGACTGGCTGTATTCGCAATTATATTTCTGGCGGCGTGGCTGAGCGCCAGAAAAAATGCGCAATCACAGAACGTCGCGGCGCAGCCAGCGCCGCAACCGGTTGAAAAGCCCGCCGAACCGGCGCCGGAAGTCAAACCGGAACCCGTTAACCCCTTCAAAGATTCAACTCCGGATTCAGCCCTGCAGTTATTGGCCCTGTTACAACAGAATGCTCGCTTTATCGATTTCCTGAAAGAAGATCTGGCTGGTTTCAGCGATGCGGACATTGGCGCGGCGGCGCGCGTCGTGCACGAAGGCGGTCAAAAGACCCTGAACGAATACTTCACGCTGGCGCCGCTGCGTCAGGAGGAAGAAGAAACCCGCGTCACCCTGCCGGAAGGATTCAATGCATCCGAAGTGCGCTTGACCGGCAATGTCGCAGGCAAAGCGCCGTTCACCGGCGTATTGGTGCATCGTGGTTGGAAGGCGGTGGACGTGAAGCTGCCGAAACTCGCTAAAGAACATGACGCCGCCATTATCGCGCCGGCGGAGGTCGAACTATGA
- a CDS encoding Hsp70 family protein: MSDMNADRSPRYSVGIDLGTTNCVLSYIELTDESGQAPDEDQLLQDVMPVPQLTRPGSVEEKKQLPSFLYQPHESELGEGELALPWAARADALVGGVARELGSKTPIRLVASAKSWLCHGGVDCRSDFLPLNSPEEVARISPLAATIRYLEHLRNAWNHKHPHYPLNEQDVVVTVPASFDPAARDLTVEAVKAAGLGNLTLLEEPQAAVYNWIKASGGAWRDQVGVGDILLVVDIGGGTTDLSLIAVTEQDGGLELNRVAVGEHILLGGDNMDLALAYRVKSKLAQEGKELQPWQIQAIVHGCRDAKEALLSDQDVNAVPIVVPSRGSKLLGGSLRTELTRDEVQQTLVEGFFPQVGVHEHPKQQMRRALTQISLPYAQDAAVTRHLAAFLSRQHAAANELLAQNESEFIKPTAVLFNGGVLKAPALAERLMNIINGWLRDANAPSARLLQDSDLDLAVACGAAYYGYVRRGRGVRIRGGIASAYYVGIESAMPAVPGMEAPMEALCVAPFGMEEGSEVKVESQELGLIVGEPVRFKFFGSTLRRDDEPGMVLDAWGPDELEELPEIQASLPAEGRRPGEIVPVRLSARVTEVGTLCLEAIPRNGDARWQVEFDVREG; this comes from the coding sequence ATGAGCGATATGAACGCCGATAGATCGCCCCGTTATAGTGTGGGGATCGACCTGGGCACCACCAACTGCGTGCTGTCCTACATTGAACTGACCGATGAAAGCGGCCAGGCGCCGGATGAAGACCAACTGCTGCAGGACGTGATGCCTGTGCCGCAATTGACCCGTCCAGGCAGTGTGGAGGAAAAGAAGCAACTGCCGTCTTTCTTATATCAGCCCCATGAATCCGAACTGGGAGAAGGGGAGTTGGCCCTGCCTTGGGCGGCCAGGGCGGACGCCCTGGTGGGCGGCGTCGCCCGCGAATTGGGATCGAAAACGCCAATTCGTCTGGTGGCGAGCGCCAAAAGCTGGCTGTGTCACGGTGGCGTTGATTGCCGTTCCGACTTTCTTCCACTGAACAGTCCGGAGGAAGTGGCGCGCATTTCTCCTTTGGCGGCGACGATTCGTTATCTGGAACACCTGCGCAACGCCTGGAATCATAAGCACCCGCACTATCCGCTGAATGAGCAGGACGTGGTGGTGACGGTGCCCGCTTCGTTCGACCCGGCTGCGCGCGATCTCACTGTAGAAGCGGTGAAAGCCGCCGGTCTTGGCAACCTGACGCTGTTGGAAGAGCCTCAAGCTGCGGTTTATAACTGGATCAAGGCCAGCGGCGGCGCCTGGCGCGATCAGGTGGGCGTTGGCGACATCCTGCTGGTGGTGGACATCGGCGGCGGCACTACGGATTTGTCCCTGATTGCGGTCACCGAACAGGACGGTGGGCTGGAACTGAATCGCGTCGCAGTGGGCGAACATATTCTGCTGGGCGGCGACAACATGGACCTGGCCCTGGCTTATCGGGTGAAGAGCAAACTGGCGCAAGAAGGCAAAGAGCTGCAGCCCTGGCAGATTCAGGCGATTGTACATGGTTGCCGCGACGCTAAAGAGGCATTGCTGTCGGATCAGGACGTCAACGCTGTGCCGATAGTCGTACCCAGCCGAGGCTCGAAATTGCTGGGCGGCTCCTTGCGCACGGAATTGACTCGGGACGAAGTGCAGCAGACTCTAGTGGAAGGCTTTTTCCCACAAGTCGGCGTCCATGAACATCCGAAGCAGCAAATGCGTCGCGCGTTGACCCAAATCAGCCTGCCTTACGCCCAGGATGCTGCAGTCACACGCCATCTGGCGGCGTTTTTGAGTCGTCAGCACGCCGCCGCCAACGAACTGTTGGCGCAAAACGAAAGCGAATTTATTAAACCCACGGCGGTATTGTTCAATGGCGGCGTGCTTAAAGCGCCCGCTCTGGCGGAACGTCTGATGAATATCATTAATGGCTGGCTGCGTGACGCCAATGCGCCTTCCGCCCGGTTGTTGCAGGACAGTGACCTCGACCTGGCGGTAGCCTGCGGGGCGGCTTATTACGGCTACGTGCGCCGTGGACGCGGAGTGCGCATTCGCGGCGGCATCGCCAGCGCCTACTATGTGGGAATCGAGAGCGCCATGCCGGCGGTGCCGGGTATGGAAGCGCCGATGGAAGCCTTGTGCGTGGCGCCTTTCGGTATGGAAGAAGGTTCGGAAGTGAAGGTGGAGAGCCAGGAACTGGGCTTGATTGTTGGCGAGCCGGTCCGTTTCAAATTTTTCGGCTCCACCCTGCGTCGCGATGACGAGCCGGGCATGGTGCTGGACGCCTGGGGCCCGGATGAACTGGAAGAGTTGCCGGAAATCCAGGCCTCGCTGCCAGCGGAAGGGCGTCGTCCGGGAGAAATCGTGCCGGTGCGTCTGTCGGCGCGGGTCACCGAAGTCGGCACCCTATGTCTGGAAGCCATTCCCAGAAACGGCGATGCGAGATGGCAGGTTGAGTTCGACGTGCGCGAGGGCTGA
- a CDS encoding Hsp70 family protein, with amino-acid sequence MKYLVGIDLGTTHTVVAYTDISTGAENAVPKLFEIEQLVAPGELAKKPMLPSFRYHPAPGEIAEHHLQLPWRPQALPGEIGQVVIGEWARELGSKVDGRLVASAKSWLSHPQVERTADILPWAAAEDVVKVSPLLASASYLHHVRQAWNREHPQDLLEQQEVVITVPASFDEGARSLTLEAARLAGLPDVLLLEEPQAVVYDWCARNKEQAQSLLQDARLLLVCDVGGGTTDLSLISVAAGSGDQGELSLNRVGVGDHLMLGGDNIDLALAHIAEQRIASARKLSAAALSQLIQQTRKAKELLLSPEAPETASVTVLGGGAKLIGGAKSCELTREEAHQIAVDGFFPLCEFSERPAKRRSAVVEFGLPYAPDPAVSKYIAEFLARHEQACRQALKTSETAAAVPDVLLLNGGVFNSPLLSERARALLSQWNGAPVRLLDNVHPNLAVAFGGVAYGLARKGAQIKIGGGSARSYFLLVEASTDVAADKKFGVCLLPKATEEGEEIRLHGRKFALRIGRPVRFHLASSTSDKAFNAGDLQEMNDDDFIFLPPMVSALSADAEDSGAEVEVELSAVLTEAGALQVECVEIAGGDANPQRWRLDFQLRKQTPMEDSGAQLPARFAEAASKIEAAYSPNKKGGDSIKTLRNDLEKLLGKRDQWDMPTLRAIFDKFLEGAKNRRRSAAHERIWLNFAGYCLRPGFGDPLDDWRVQQVWKMYQQGLQFDKEGQLWSEWWTFWRRVAGGLNSEQQQRVYKDAAVYINPAALRSRKLVATPAFKSYEDMVRLAAALERLPVETKVEVAKWLLQRLQKPSEPVASWWALGRIASRQPFHGSAHNVVPAETVSGWLPQLLKQDWKKNQEAAFSTVMLSRMSGDRVRDLSEADRSAVVAALKAAKAPAVWVDMVSQVVELDEAETKRVFGEALPSGLKLLAE; translated from the coding sequence GTGAAATATCTGGTAGGGATAGATTTGGGCACCACTCACACGGTGGTGGCCTATACGGACATCTCGACAGGAGCGGAAAACGCCGTTCCCAAGTTGTTTGAAATCGAACAGTTGGTGGCGCCGGGCGAGCTGGCCAAGAAGCCTATGCTGCCGTCTTTCCGCTACCATCCGGCCCCCGGCGAGATTGCGGAGCATCATCTGCAACTGCCATGGCGTCCTCAGGCGCTGCCCGGCGAGATCGGTCAGGTCGTGATCGGCGAATGGGCGCGTGAGCTGGGCTCCAAGGTCGACGGCCGGCTGGTGGCCAGCGCCAAAAGCTGGCTGTCCCATCCCCAGGTGGAGCGCACGGCGGATATTCTGCCCTGGGCGGCGGCTGAGGATGTCGTCAAAGTTTCTCCGCTGCTCGCCAGCGCCAGCTATCTGCACCACGTCAGACAGGCCTGGAACCGGGAGCATCCGCAGGATCTGCTGGAGCAGCAGGAAGTGGTCATCACGGTGCCGGCGTCTTTTGATGAAGGCGCCCGCTCCCTCACTCTGGAGGCCGCACGCCTGGCGGGCTTGCCGGACGTGTTGTTATTGGAGGAGCCGCAGGCGGTTGTATACGACTGGTGCGCGCGCAACAAAGAGCAGGCGCAATCACTGCTGCAGGACGCCAGACTCTTGCTGGTGTGCGATGTTGGCGGCGGCACCACGGATTTAAGCTTGATCAGCGTGGCGGCCGGATCCGGCGATCAAGGCGAGCTATCCCTGAATCGCGTCGGGGTGGGCGATCACCTTATGCTGGGCGGAGACAATATCGATCTGGCGCTGGCGCACATAGCGGAGCAGCGCATCGCCAGCGCGCGTAAACTCAGCGCAGCGGCGCTCTCCCAGCTGATTCAGCAAACCCGAAAAGCCAAAGAATTGTTATTGTCGCCGGAGGCGCCTGAAACCGCTTCCGTGACGGTGCTGGGCGGCGGCGCCAAGTTGATTGGCGGCGCCAAGAGTTGCGAGCTGACCCGTGAAGAAGCGCACCAGATCGCTGTAGACGGCTTTTTTCCTCTCTGTGAATTCAGTGAGCGTCCCGCCAAGCGACGCAGCGCAGTCGTGGAGTTTGGCTTGCCCTATGCGCCGGACCCCGCCGTCAGCAAATACATTGCGGAATTCCTGGCCCGCCATGAGCAGGCCTGCCGACAGGCGTTGAAGACCAGCGAGACGGCGGCGGCAGTACCTGACGTGCTGTTGCTGAACGGCGGCGTATTCAACAGTCCGTTACTCAGTGAGCGGGCGCGCGCGTTGTTGAGTCAATGGAACGGCGCGCCGGTCAGGCTCCTGGATAATGTTCATCCCAATCTGGCGGTGGCTTTCGGCGGAGTGGCCTACGGGCTGGCGCGTAAGGGCGCGCAAATCAAAATTGGCGGCGGTTCGGCCCGCTCTTATTTTCTGCTTGTGGAGGCGTCCACTGACGTCGCTGCAGATAAGAAATTTGGCGTTTGCTTATTACCCAAGGCGACGGAAGAAGGCGAAGAAATTCGTCTGCATGGTCGTAAATTCGCGTTGCGCATCGGACGCCCGGTGCGTTTCCACTTGGCGTCATCGACGAGCGACAAGGCATTCAATGCGGGCGATCTGCAGGAAATGAACGATGATGACTTCATCTTCCTGCCGCCCATGGTGTCGGCGTTGAGCGCCGATGCGGAGGATAGCGGCGCAGAAGTTGAAGTGGAATTGAGCGCCGTGCTGACGGAGGCGGGCGCGTTACAAGTCGAGTGCGTGGAGATTGCTGGCGGCGACGCCAACCCGCAACGCTGGCGCCTGGATTTTCAGTTACGCAAACAGACTCCGATGGAAGACAGCGGCGCGCAACTGCCCGCCAGATTCGCCGAAGCGGCGAGCAAGATCGAAGCGGCCTACAGCCCCAACAAAAAAGGCGGCGACTCCATCAAAACGCTGCGCAATGATCTGGAAAAACTGCTCGGCAAGCGCGACCAGTGGGATATGCCCACGCTGCGCGCCATTTTTGACAAGTTTTTGGAAGGCGCCAAAAACCGCCGTCGTTCCGCGGCTCATGAACGTATCTGGCTCAATTTCGCCGGATACTGCCTGCGTCCCGGTTTCGGCGATCCCCTGGATGACTGGCGGGTGCAGCAAGTCTGGAAAATGTATCAGCAAGGCCTGCAATTCGATAAGGAAGGGCAGTTGTGGAGCGAATGGTGGACCTTCTGGCGTCGCGTCGCTGGTGGACTCAACAGCGAGCAGCAACAGCGTGTGTACAAAGATGCGGCGGTCTACATTAATCCGGCCGCATTGCGTAGCCGCAAGCTGGTGGCTACGCCGGCGTTCAAGTCCTACGAGGACATGGTGCGATTGGCGGCGGCGCTGGAGCGCTTGCCGGTGGAAACCAAAGTAGAAGTCGCCAAATGGCTGCTGCAGCGTCTGCAGAAACCCAGCGAACCTGTTGCAAGCTGGTGGGCGCTTGGACGGATCGCTTCGCGGCAGCCTTTCCATGGCAGCGCCCACAATGTCGTTCCTGCGGAAACGGTGTCCGGCTGGCTGCCGCAGTTGCTCAAACAAGACTGGAAAAAGAACCAGGAAGCGGCCTTCTCTACAGTGATGTTGTCGCGCATGAGCGGTGATCGCGTACGGGATTTGTCGGAAGCGGACCGTAGCGCGGTGGTCGCGGCGCTGAAAGCCGCCAAGGCTCCGGCGGTCTGGGTCGATATGGTGTCGCAGGTGGTGGAGCTGGATGAGGCGGAAACCAAGCGCGTATTCGGCGAGGCGTTGCCCTCCGGGCTTAAG